One genomic window of Nicotiana sylvestris chromosome 10, ASM39365v2, whole genome shotgun sequence includes the following:
- the LOC138879690 gene encoding uncharacterized protein — MGQKHPDFSRSSPGDETLDAHGAAIKELGTGDPDEEEKDETSVVKLIEHCSAILQNKLPQKCGDPGSFTIPCSLGTLNFDKSLCDYGASINIMPLSIYRKLENEIREIRSALISLQLADQKKIVPEGIVEDILVQVDKFVFPVDFIVVNMEENKEIPLIPGRPFLASGRAILDIHERKLMLRVGEETVTFEIYVDRG; from the exons ATGGGTCAGAAGCATCCCGATTTTTCAAGGAGTTCACCTGGGG ATGAGACATTAGATGCTCATGGTGCAGCCATCAAAGAGCTTGGCACAG GAGATCCTGATGAAGAAGAGAAAGATGAGACATCAGTGGTCAAGCTCATAGAGCATTGCAGTGCAATCTTGCAAAACAAACTCCCACAAAAGTGTGGAGATCCAGGAAGTTTTACCATACCTTGCTCTTTAGGCACTCTTAACTTTGATAAATCTTTATGTGATTATGGTGCCTCAATTAATATAATGCCTTTGTCTATTTATAGGAAACTAGAGAATGAGATTAGAGAGATAAGGTCTGCACTAATATCATTGCAACTGGCAGATCAAAAAAAGATAGTACCGGAGGGGATAGTTGAAGATATCTTAGTTCAGGTGGATAAGTTCGTATTTCCTGTAGACTTTATAGTTGTGAATATGGAGGAGAACAAGGAGATACCCCTAATCCCAGGAAGACCATTCTTAGCATCAGGTAGAGCAATACTAGATATACATGAGAGAAAACTCATGCTTAGAGTAGGCGAGGAGACTGTGACTTTTGAGATATATGTAGATAGGGGGTGA